From a region of the Mobula birostris isolate sMobBir1 chromosome 28, sMobBir1.hap1, whole genome shotgun sequence genome:
- the LOC140188833 gene encoding histone H4-like: MSGRGKGLGKGGAKRHRKVLRDNIQGITKPAIRRLARRGGVKRISGLIYEEARGVLKVFLENVIRDAVTYTEHTKRKTVTAMDVVYALKRQGRTLYGFGG; encoded by the coding sequence ATgtctggcagagggaaaggacTGGGCAAAGGCGGAGCCAAGCGGCACCGTAAAGTGCTCCGTGATAACATCCAGGGCATCACCAAACCGGCCATCCGCCGTCTGGCTCGCCGTGGCGGCGTCAAGCGGATCTCGGGTCTGATCTACGAGGAGGCCCGCGGGGTGCTGAAGGTTTTCCTGGAGAATGTGATCCGGGATGCGGTCACCTACACTGAACACACCAAGCGCAAGACGGTCACTGCCATGGATGTGGTGTACGCTCTGAAACGCCAGGGCCGCACTCTCTATGGCTTCGGCGGCTGA